Sequence from the Ornithinimicrobium humiphilum genome:
GACCGACGGAGTCGCCCTTCCAGATGTAGGAGGCGAGGTAGACGTAGTCCTGCGCGGCGTCGATCGCGGCGATCATGTCGTCGTAGAGCGCCCGGCCGTAGGTGTAGGTCGTGATGCGGTCGTCCTCGACGTCCACGTGCAGCGGAGGGTCGGCGGGGGCGGACGGGTCGTCGCCCTCGTCCCGGCGCTTGCGGATGGCGTCGGCGGCGACCACGCCGGCGGCGAGCGAGAGCTGGCCGAGGACGGCCCAGCCGGCCGTCCTCAGGGTGACCCGACGCACGCTGCGCAGCAGGTCACGGGCGTCGGTGGTGAGCAGGTCGGTGGGCACGGGAGCCAATCTACTGGTGGTCGCCTCCCCCGCTCCCCCGGTCGGCCCGCGTGATCGACAATGGGACGGTGACAGGACCGGACGAGGACGCCCCCTCCCCCGCCGACCTGCTCCGCCGGCTGGCGGGTGACGAGGGGCGCGAGCTCCTCGCCTCGCTGCCGCCCTACCGCGACGACGAGGTCCTGGCGCTGACCGCCCGGCTCCGGGCCAGGGGTCTGGACGCGGCTCTGGTCTCCGCCGCCCTGACGCAGGCCCGCCTGCGGGCCCGCGCGCGGGTCCGCCTCGGCCCGCTGGCCGACCGGCTGCTCCTGACCGCCGACGGCCTCGAGCAGGCCACCCGGCCCGCGGTCGCCCGCCGGCACGCGGCGCGCTTCGCCGACGCCGGGGTCGACCACGTCTGGGACCTCGGGTCGGGACTGGGTCTCGACTCCCTCGCGCTGGCCGGGGCCGGCCTGGCCGTGACGGCGGTCGAGCGTGACGAGGAGGTCGCCGCGGCCGCGACGGCCAACCTCGCCCCCTACCCGCGGGCCCGGGTGCTGCGGGCCGACGTGCACGACATTCCGGTGGCCGACGGGGACGGCGCCTGGCTCGACCCGGCCCGCCGCACGGCCGGCGTCGCCGACGCGCAGGGCCGCACCCGCCGGCTCTTCCGGCTCTCCGACCTCTCGCCGTCCTGGGAGCACGTCCTCGGGGTGGCCGCCCGGGCCACGGCGACCGGGGCCAAGCTCTCGCCCGGCTTCTCCGTGGGCGACCTTCCGGCGGGTACGGAGGCGGAGTGGGTCTCCCTCGACGGGGACGTCGTCGAGTGCGTCGTCTGGTGGGGCGCCGCGGTGCGCCTCCCAGGCGGGAGCGCGGTCGTCGGCACGTCGGGCCCCGAGGACGCCTCCTGGGAGGTGGTGCGGCCCGCCGAGGACGCCCCGCCCCCGCTGACGCCCGGGGAGCAGCCGGATGCCTGGCTGGCCGAGCCCGACGGCGCGGTCCTGGCCGCCGGCCTGGCGGGAGCGCTGGCCGCCACGGTCGACGGGCGTGAGCTCGACGGCGGGGTGGGTTATGTCACGGCCCCCGCACCGGTCGAGCTGTCCTGGGCGCGTTGGTTCGCGGTGGAGGAGGTCCTGCCGCTGCA
This genomic interval carries:
- a CDS encoding class I SAM-dependent methyltransferase, giving the protein MTGPDEDAPSPADLLRRLAGDEGRELLASLPPYRDDEVLALTARLRARGLDAALVSAALTQARLRARARVRLGPLADRLLLTADGLEQATRPAVARRHAARFADAGVDHVWDLGSGLGLDSLALAGAGLAVTAVERDEEVAAAATANLAPYPRARVLRADVHDIPVADGDGAWLDPARRTAGVADAQGRTRRLFRLSDLSPSWEHVLGVAARATATGAKLSPGFSVGDLPAGTEAEWVSLDGDVVECVVWWGAAVRLPGGSAVVGTSGPEDASWEVVRPAEDAPPPLTPGEQPDAWLAEPDGAVLAAGLAGALAATVDGRELDGGVGYVTAPAPVELSWARWFAVEEVLPLHARPVRAWLRERGVGRVTLKKRGVPTDVERFRTELRLRGGRGAPEATLVLTRIAGAPSAVVVRPQGRAPGPPA